GCTCGAAGGCGCGCTGCGGTTTTTCCTGTCACCCAAAAGCGCTTACATCTCTGGCCAGGTCGTTCATTTGACTGCCTACACGGAAACAGTACAGGACTGGATTCGCCCCTTGGCAGGGCGCAAGGCATTGGTCACCGGAGCTGCACGGGGGATTGGCGCTTCCATCGCCGAGACCCTCGCCCGCGACGGCGCTCAGGTGGTGCTGCTGGACGTGCCGCAGGCCAAATCAGACCTCGAAGCACTGGCCGCACGCCTTGGCGGACAAGCCTTGGTAATGGACATTTGCGCATCCGACGCGGCTGCACAGTTGAGCGAACACGTGTCGGGCGGACTCGACATCGTGGTGCACAACGCTGGCATCACGCGTGACAAAACGCTGGCCAATATGACCGCGGACTTCTGGGACTCAGTGCTGGGTGTCAACCTCAACGCGCCGCAAGTATTGACTCAGGCGCTGCTGGACAACGGTCTGCTTCACGATCACGGCCGCATCATTTTGCTGGCTTCGATCAGCGGGTTGGCCGGTAATCGCGGGCAGACTAACTACACGACCAGCAAGGCCGGGCTGATCGGTCTGGCCCGGGCAATGGCGCCTTCTCTCAAAGAGCGCGGCATCAGCATCAACGCGGTTGCACCGGGCTTTATCGAAACACGGATGACAGCCGAAATGCCGTTCGCCGTACGCGAAGCGGGCCGTCGCCTCAGTTCCCTGGGCCAAGGCGGATTACCTCAGGACGTCGCCGAAGCTGTGGCATGGCTGAGTCAACCGGGCAGCGGTGCAGTGAGCGGGCAAGTCTTGCGGGTGTGCGGGCAAAGCATCATTGGCGCGTGATAGCACCCGGAGCAGATTCGAGTCTGTGGGAGGGAGCTTGCTCGCGATGAGGCCGGTACATTTGCCGAATATCTGTGTGCCCACCATCGAATCGCGAGCAAGCTCCCTCTCACCAGAATGGTGATCACGCTGGTGTTTGATGGGAGCTGACGAGCAACGTCAGGCTGCGAAGCGGCCCCCCTCACCCACGGGACACAGCAAACAAACGGAGAGTCGCAATGACCACACATTGGCGTTATCTGGACACTCCACCCGCGCTGCCGGGGCTATTCATGCAGGCAGCGTTGCGGCACAAAGTCACTGGCTCCCATCTGCCCGAGCAAGGCCTGCGCTGCTGGATATCGGTGGACCCTGAAAAAGTCTCGGCCTTTCGTAAAGTGTGTGGCTTCGTCCCAAGCAGTCTCCTGCCTCCTACTTATCCACATGTGCTGGCCTTTGCGCTGCAAATGAAACTGCTGACAGACAAGGACTTCCCGTTCCCGCTACTAGGGCTGGTGCATCTGCAGAACCGCATCCGGATTCGTCGTCCGCTGGGTGGCGTGATGAAGGCCCAGGTGAGCGTGCGTGTCGATCATCTCAAGCCCCACGCCAAGGGCGCGACGTTCAGCCTCATTACTCAGATCGAGGACGCGCTGGGGCTGCTATGGGAAGAGGACAGCACGATGCTCTGTCGCGGCGTGCAACCGGGCGGTGAGATCGGCAGCATTGCCGAGCCAGAGCCCTTGGCGATGAGTGAGTTGGCGACCTGGTATGCGCCGTCGGACATCGGTCGTCAGTACGCGAAGGTGAGCGGTGACTACAACCCGATTCACCTGAGTGGTGCCAGCGCCAGGCTGTTCGGATTTCCCACAGCGATGGCCCACGGGCTTTGGACAGAAAGTCGCACGCTGGCCGCACTGGATGACCATCTGCCGGACTCGAACGTCGACATCAGCGTGACGTTTCAGAAGCCCGTACGATTGCCCGGTGAGGTCACGCTATCGGCCAGTGCAGCGGGTTCGCACGGTCAGCTGAAACTTGAGGGCAAGGGCGGGATTGTGCATATGGTCGGGAGTTGGCAGCCTTCCAGTGAGTAACACGGACCTGTCGGAGATCCCCCACCGTCCAGATGTTGCGCTGTCGTCAGCGGCAGTAAATCCTGACAACTTTGTGTATCAGGAATGACTCGGGCGTTTGACTTCAGGGCTGCTGCGCAGCCAATCGCTGGCAAGCCGGGCTCCCACGCCTTCGGCAGAATAAAAATCTTGAGCCACGCTCCTACGCCCTTCGGGCAAAATTAAAATCCCGAAAACGCCGCAATCCCCTGTAGGAGCGCACGAGCAGCGCGAGGCCGCGATGGGGCGCGCAGCGGCCCTAAAACCGGACGCCTCGGTTGCACCTGAAACACCGCATTCACAGCATTCACTGCCGCTCCGCGCCAGATAGCCCGAGTGCCGCCCACTCGCTCCAACAAGACTCGCGGCAAGCACTTGCTTCCCGCCTTCATCCCCCTGAAGCTATGCGCCTTCAGGAGACGCCCATGAACCTCGACGACCTCACCCAACGCCTGCATCGCATCCGCGATAACAATGACTGGCGGCAATTCCACAGCCCGAAAAACCTGGCCATGGCCGCCAGCGTGGAAATGGCTGAGCTGGTGGAGATATTCCAGTGGAAAACTGAAGACCAGTCCCGCCAACTGCCTGACCATGAGTTGGCTCACGCTGGCCAGGAAGTGGGGGATATCGTTTTGTACCTTCTGCTGATGTGCAGCGAACTGGGGCTGGACATGAACGAAGTGGTCAACGCCAAACTGGCTGACAGCGAACGCAGGTTCAGCAAATGAGTGACCGGCATTTCGATCTTCTGGCGACGCGTTTTGCAGAAAAAATCTACGGCGGTGCCAAAGGTGCGATTCGCCTTGCCGTGTTGCAGGCCGACCTGAGCGAAAGCTTGCCGGATCGTCCCCTGCGCGTTCTGGACATTGGCGCAGGGCTGGGTCATATGTCGCTCTGGCTGGCCGAGCGCGGACATGAGGTCACGCTGGCTGAACCCGCCGGCCCGATGCTAGAAGGCGCTCGCCAGCGCTTCGTCGATGCGGGACAGACTGCGACGTTCATACAGGCGCCATGGCAGGCGCTGCCGGATATTCTGACCGAGCGTTACGACGTGGTGATCTGCCATGCGGTGCTTGAATGGCTCGCAGAGCCCTTCACGATATTGCCGGTGCTGCGTCAATTGACGGTGGACGATGGCTGGTTGTCCCTGGCGTTCTACAACCGAGACGCGCTGATCTATCGCAACTTGCTCAAAGGCCATTTCAAAAAAATGCGCCGTAACAGGATGGCTGGCGAGAAACAGAGCCTGACCCCGCAAGAACCGCTTGATCCGCGCGAATTGGCGGCGCAACTTGAGCCGTTGTGGCGAGTCGAAACCCAAAGCGGTGTCCGGGTTTTTCACGATTACATGCCGGTCGAGTTTCAGAGCAAGGTTGAACTGGCTGACCTGCTGGAAATGGAGTTGTCGCACCGCCGCCACCCGGCATTTGCAGGACTGGGACGTTATCTGCACTGGATGTGCCGACCCGTTTGAGACTGTTACTCGCGGAGACCCTCATGAAACGCCGCCTCGCCTTGCTTGCGCTCTGTCTGAGCATCACTGCCTGCCAGAGCAACAACCCTTATGTCGCCCAGTCGGCGCCCCTGCCTGCTGCGCCGCCATCTGCCCACAATGGGGTGGACATGACGGCGTACCCCGCACCGCCGCGTGACTACGGCCGCTATCGAAACTGGACCTGGGCCAACGGCCAGTTGCCACCCGGGACGACGTGGGCAGATTCCGCGCAGGTCGCCGAGGCAGTCAGCAATGGCCTGGACCAACGCGGTTTGCGTCCGTCGTCCAACCCTCAAACCGCCGACCTGCGCGTGACCGCCAGCACCCGAATGGAAACCCGAACCCGTCAGGAGCGCGACGATTATTACGACCCGTACTACGGCGGTACCGGTATGGGATATGGCGGCTATCGTCCCGGTTACGGCGGGTACGCCAGTGCCCCCATCGTGCGGACCTATCAGGTGCAGGTAATGGTGGTACAAATCAGCATGTTCGATGGCCGAAGCGGTCAGCCCGTGTGGAGCGCGAGCGCCGAAACCGGCAGCGGCGGTGATCAGTCAGAACGCGCAAAAGCGTTGCGCCAGGCGGTCCAAAGCGCCCTGACCGCCTATCCCCCTTCTTAACGTTTCGGCCGGAGACTCATCATGTTGCGCTGCCTTGTCCTTTTAAGCTTCACCCTGTTGCTGAGCGCCTGCCAGACAGACCGCGTCAGCCGTGATTTCGATGCACAGCGGGATTTCGGTGGCTACAGAACCTGGTCCTGGAAAGAGCCCGCGTTGCAATATCAACCCGATGACCCACGCATTAAAAGTGACCTGACCGAGCAGCGCATCCGCCAATCGGTGGGCGAACAGCTCGATCAACGTGGCTTGCGTCAGGCAGCGTCTGGCGCCAAAGCCGATGTGCAGGTGCAAGCGTGGCTGATCGTTGAGGACCGCCAACAGCTGGTTAGCACCAACTACGGTGGAGGGGGTTACTGGGGCAACCCATGGGGCGGTTATTGGGGCGGCCCGATCGGCACCGAAACCCGCAGCGTCGATTACAAGGTGTCGACCTTGCAGATCGACATGATCGACGGCAAAGACGGCAAGCTGGTCTGGCGCGGCAGCACCGAGCAAATCATGAACGACAGCGCCGCCAACCCCGCCGCCCGAGAACTCGCACTGCGACAGACCGTCGCCCAGATCCTCCAGCACTACCCGCCACGTTGACCAACGCTCTCTGTAGACGCGAATTCATTCGCGTGGCGTTGGATCCGGTTTAACGCTTGAGGCTCCTTCGCCAACAAGTTGGGCTCCTACAGAGGCGGCGTGCAGCAATAATCTGCAGCCGCGAATTCATTCGCGAGACGCCGGTACAGGCGATGAACCGCCGCCATCAGTCCACCACGCTGAACTCAACCCTCGCGGTCTGTCCGCTTTCGTCCAGCACGCTGAGCTGGTAACGGCCAAGCCGGGTGAACGTATGGGTGTAGCCGTCCTGATTGGCGGTGTCGCCCACCGGCGCGCCATCGATGAACCACCAGCGTCGGCCGTTTCCGCCCAGCGCCGACAATTTAAGCCGTAGCAGTTGCTGACTGCCCGCAGGCAAGCGCAGTTGATCACCTTCGCGTACGCCGACAATCGACAATGGCGCCGCCAAGCCCAGGCTTTGCGGCGGGCAGGCAGCGTCGGCTTCAGGCAAGCGCGCGTCACGCCGCTCAGCCCGCGGTAGCCACGGTTCCAGCGGAGCGGGCCACAGCGCAATGTCACGAGCCTGCGCGCCGGGGCAATTGCCGCCGACACGCAAACCCTGCGCGTTAACCCAGACTCTCTCCTGCAACCCCAGCCCCAGCGGTTGATCAGTCGCTTGCAAGGTCGGCGGCGTGGTGCCGTCCAGCGTCCAGGCAAAGCGCTGACGTCGACAGTTGGGATCACTTTTGCTCATGGGCTGCCCCAGCGGCCAGCAAATCGCCGCGACGCCGACATTGAGAGGAGCCGGCTGCACGGGCGCGACGACATTGCGCTGCGCATCACGATTGACCAGCAGATCGTGCACTTGCAGCATCAGCGGTGCCGCCGATGCCAGACCAAACTGCCCCGGCACTGGCGTACCGTCCGGGCGGCCGATCCACACGCCGATCAAAAACCTCGGCCCCACACCGATCGACCACGCATCACGAAAGCCATAACTGGTGCCGGTTTTCCACGCCAGTTGCGGGCGCTGCACCAGCTCGGCATGAGGGTCCAGATCAGGCCGCGACTGGCCGCTGAGAATTCGCCAGATGATCCACGCAGCACCAGGCGACATCATCGCGTGGTCACGCAAACGATCTTGCGGCTGTAAACGGATCTTGGCACTTCTGCCTGCCCGTGCGAACGCTGCATAGCCGCCCACCAGATCCTCAAGCCGACTGCCAGCCCCGCCGAGAATCAGCGCGAGATTGGGCTCTGCCAGAGGCGGCAGGGTCAACGGCACACCACCGTTGCGTAACTCGGCAGCAAAGCGCTTGGGACCATAGGCTTCGAGCAACTGCACCGCCGGCAGATTGAGCGACATCGACAGCGCTGAACTGGCCGACACAGCTCCGTTGAATCCAGATGAAAAATTACCCGGTCGGTAATCACCATAACGACGCGGCACGTCTTGCAGCAGCGACTCGGAGTGAATCAGCCCGGCGTCAATGGCTTTGCCGTACAGAAACGGTTTGAGGGTCGACCCTGGAGAGCGTAGCGCGCTGACCATGTCCACATGCCCGAAGCGTTTCACGTCGCCGATGTCTACTGAGCCGACATAGGCGCGGGTCGCCATGTTCTGCGCTTCGACCACCAGAATCGCAGCCGATGTCCGCTCGGGCAGGCGGGCGCGCCAACTCAGCAGCAGGTCTTCCAGACGACGTTGCAGACCGGCATCCAGCGTGGTGCGAATCAGCGGCGGGCTGCCAGGCCGATTAAGGCGCCGGGCAAGCAATGGCGCCAGGCTTGGTTCCTGTCGAGGCGCCAGCAGCAGCGGCTCTTCCAGCGCTTCATCGACCGACTTTTGCGGCCAGATACCGAATTGCGCCAGACGTCGCAGCACTTTGTCGCGAGCCACCTGCGCACGCTGCGGATGGCGGTCCGGACGCAATCGACTGGGGGCTTGCGGCAGCACCGCCAGCAACGCAGCGTCGGCGCGAGTCAACTGTTGTGGCGATTTACCCAGGTAAGCCCAACTGGCGGCGGCGACGCCCTGTAACGTGCCGCCGAACGGTGCGCGATTGAGATAAAGCCCCAGGATCTCGTCTTTCGACAGGTGCCATTCCAGTTGCGCCGTGCGCCACAACTGACGCAATTTGCCGGGCAGCGTTCGCGCATGCGGGTCCAGCAGCCGTGCCACCTGCATCGACAGCGTGCTACCGCCCGACACCACATGGCCACCGCTGAGGTTTTGCCAAGTAGCGCGCACTAACGCCATCGGGTTCACGCCGGGATGCTGGTAAAACCAGCGATCTTCGTATGTCAGCAGCGCTTCAAGGTAATAAGGCGACACCTGATTGACCGCGACCGGATAACGCCACACGCCATTGGCATCGGCAAAACGCCACAACGGCGTACCGTCCTCGGCGAGCACCACACGCGCCAGATCGTCCTTGGGCAGCGGCAACGGCCAGATTCGGTCGGCGGCCCACAGAATAATGAGCACAGCCAACAGGCCGCCAGACAGCCCGCGAAGAAGAAATCCGCGTTTCATGCCAAAGAGCCTTTATGCTTCACGGAACTCGGCATCACGAGCGATAGCCAAAGCCAGCAGTTGGCGTGTTCCACGACTCTCATCAGGAAACAGATATGCAGGTAGAAAGCTTTTTCGAATGGCTTGGCCAGGCGCTTGGGGCCGTGATCCGTTTCATCGTTGACGGGCTTAGCTGGTTGTTCAACGGGTTCACTCATGCAGGTGGCAACTTTGTCGAAGGCATGTCGCGAACCTTGGGTATGGACACTTCACTGATCAGCATCGTGGCGTTGATCATCGGCCTGATGTTGCTGTATTCGGCGGTTCGCGCCTTCATGCGCGCCTCGATCATCATGGGCATCATCTGGCTGTTTCTGGGGCTGTGGTTGCTGAGTTGGGTTATTCACTGATACGCCCATGAACCGGGAACCGGGGACAGATTAATTTACGGTGGAGCGTTGTAAATAAATCAGTCCCCTTCATCCGCGGCCCCTGCAGGAGCGAACTTGTTCGCGAGGCGGCGTGCCTGACACACCGGATCAAGCCCTCGCCGACAAGTTGGCTCCTACAGAATCGTTGCAGCTCAAATGGGTTATTTGCCCTTCACCACTAATTGCGCAGGCGCTTCACCCAAAGCCTGCCAGTTGGGGCGATACATCGACTCCACCTGCGGCGGCGGCACACGGTAGATACCGGGTGTCACAGCGCGGGCCAGGTACAGCAGATCAACCGTGTTGTAGCCCTGCAGATCAATCGCCGCCACGTAGCGGTCATCACGAAACTCCTGGTGTTTGAGCCCCGCGTTCTCCATGGACTGACGCCACTGTTTAACTGACTCGCTGGCGTCCTCAAGGCTCGCCGCGCTCTGTGCCAGGTTCTGGTTCTCGATCTCAAGACCGGCTGGCAGCAGATCAACGACCAGCGCATCCGGCACCCGCTCTTTGGATTTCACTTGCAGGTGCACCAGCACCAACTGACCGCTCTTGAGCGCGTTGAGGTTCAGCGGCTCGCCGTCCATGCCCAGATAATCCCGCTGAATACTCAGGTTCTCGCCACCCGGTGCAGGGGCCTGCACGGGATACCCCGAAATCGTCATCTGTTGGTACAAGGTGTCGGCACCGGCGTTCTGCACGGTCAATGGCGACGCCAGCACAGAGCTGTCGAGCTTAACCCCCGGTTGATCGTTGCTCAGCTCGCGGTTCTGGACACCGCTGGTCAAGGTCGCCGTCCACTTCGCTTCGGGCTTGCCCAGCAGATCGCGGCCCGCCATGAACAACGCGTTGCGCTCCTGCGTGGACAGATAACCCGCTGCCGCGACCTGATCGGACAGCGCAAACAGACGCTCCTCGACCTTGTTCTGCGCCAGCTTGTTTTCTTCGAGCAGCGACAGAATCAGTGCCTGGTCGCGCAGCGGGCTTCCGTAATCGGCCAGCCAGTCGTTGGCCTGCCGTTTGGCGGCCAGCCCGGCCATGAGCGCTTGATCGGCGCGGGGTTTGTCGCCCATTTTTTCCAGCGCAATGGACAGCTGGATCAAGGGCAGCCCTGAGCGTGCATCCGTGCGGCGATCAAACAGACTTCGCAGCGCGCCCAGCGGCGCTTGCTGGCTGCGTGACAACACCAGCCCCGCATAAGCCTGAACGGCGAAACGCGTATGTTCGGCGTTTTCGCTGTAGTTGACCTCAATCTGATTGCGCTCCTGCAAGTAACGCAGCAGCCGCTCGTTGGCCTTCTTCAGCGCATCCGGCGGCACCGCAAAGCCTTGCTCGCGCGCGCGCAGCAGGAAATCAGTGACGTAGGCCGTCAGCCAATACTCTTCCTCCCCATCGGCACCCCACAAACCGAAGCTGCCGTTGTAGCGCTGCATCCCGATCAAACGCTCGATGCCCAATTCGATCTTGCGCTTGCGCACCGCGTCGGGTTCGCCGTCCAGACCCAGTCGCTTGAGCACGGACGCATCGGCGTACAACGACGGATACAGCCCGCTCGCGGTTTGCTCAAGACAGCCATAAGGGTAAGCCTTGAGCGCCCGGATCTGCTCGCCAAGGTTTAGCGGCGGTCGGCTTGAAATAGACAACAGCGCTTCACGCCCCGCAGGTTCAAACGCTTGCAGCGCGCCCTCGGGCAACGTCCACGCCTGATCCTTGAGCACGGCCCGGTATTGCCTGAGCATTGCCGGGTACGCAGGGCGCACGCCCAACGTCCATTCACGACTGAACGGCGGCAACGTTTCACCCGGCAGTTCCAGGCCCTGCACTGTCACTTTGATTCGCCCCTGACCGAAGCCACCTTGCGCCCGCACAGGTATCTGCAAGGTGGTGCGCTGCCCTTGAGCCAGTTGGAGGGTCTTGATGTTGTCGCCATTGGTCAGGCTAAGTTGCCCTTCAGCGCTGACCTGAACACTCAGCTTTTGCGCCTTGCCGGACAGGTTCGACACATCCAGCGCCACCCGGGTCTGGTCGCCACCGGCCATGAAGCGCGGCGCTGACAGCTCGGCAATCAACGGCGCAGCCACAACGGTTTTGGCTTCGGCCATGCCGTACCGGTCATCCGTCCAGACCTGGGCCATGATCCGCAGTTCGCCATTGAAATCCGGAATATCGACACGGACTTCTCCGTTGCCTTCGCCATCGAGCTTCACCGGCACGCTTTGCAGCGCGACGATGTTCACGCTGGTCTGCGGACGTTTGCCGCCTTTGGCCAGCGCGGCATCGCCACCAAACGCCAGGCTCGCCAGACGATGCCCTCCGGCTTCGATCAACTGCCCGTAAATGTCCAGTTGATCGGCGCCGTATGCCTTGCGCCCAAACAGGCTGGCGAACGGATCAGGGGTTTTGTATTCGGTGATATTGAGGATGCCAACGTCCACGGCGGACACCAGCACGCGGGCGTTGGCCGGCACTGAACCGTCGGCGTTCCTGGCGTTGATCTTGAGGGTAAGCGGTTGCTGTGGACGCATTTTCTCAGGTGCCGTGACCGTCAGCGCCAGCTTGCGCTGCGAGCGGTCCAGCGGCACATGCAATACACCCACCGCGCGTTTGGGCGTGACATTGGCCTTGCGCTCGCCTGGCCGAATCACCAACGCGCTGATGTACAGATCGTGCCGCGCCCACGCTTTGTCCAGCGGGATATCGAACGCCTTGCCCTCGGCAGGCACGTCGACTTCCTGCCACCACAGCGGACCTTCGCTGGACTCAACCAATAGGTAGCCCTTGCCGGGCGAAGGCGGCGTGACCGTCACTTTCACTGTGTCGCCTTCGGAATACGCCGCTTTGTCCAGCGCCAGCTTGACCTGGTCCGGACGGACCGCACCGCCCTCGGCGTTGTCCTGCCACCGATAGCCTGCCCAGAACCGCACACTGCTGATCAGCCCTGTAGCCGGGTCTTCGACCTCTACACGATATGGGCCCCACTCCACCGGAAAGCTGATTTTGG
The DNA window shown above is from Pseudomonas sp. BSw22131 and carries:
- a CDS encoding nucleotide pyrophosphohydrolase, whose product is MNLDDLTQRLHRIRDNNDWRQFHSPKNLAMAASVEMAELVEIFQWKTEDQSRQLPDHELAHAGQEVGDIVLYLLLMCSELGLDMNEVVNAKLADSERRFSK
- a CDS encoding DUF4136 domain-containing protein → MKRRLALLALCLSITACQSNNPYVAQSAPLPAAPPSAHNGVDMTAYPAPPRDYGRYRNWTWANGQLPPGTTWADSAQVAEAVSNGLDQRGLRPSSNPQTADLRVTASTRMETRTRQERDDYYDPYYGGTGMGYGGYRPGYGGYASAPIVRTYQVQVMVVQISMFDGRSGQPVWSASAETGSGGDQSERAKALRQAVQSALTAYPPS
- a CDS encoding DUF4136 domain-containing protein; this encodes MLRCLVLLSFTLLLSACQTDRVSRDFDAQRDFGGYRTWSWKEPALQYQPDDPRIKSDLTEQRIRQSVGEQLDQRGLRQAASGAKADVQVQAWLIVEDRQQLVSTNYGGGGYWGNPWGGYWGGPIGTETRSVDYKVSTLQIDMIDGKDGKLVWRGSTEQIMNDSAANPAARELALRQTVAQILQHYPPR
- the pbpC gene encoding peptidoglycan glycosyltransferase PbpC (penicillin-binding protein 1C), coding for MKRGFLLRGLSGGLLAVLIILWAADRIWPLPLPKDDLARVVLAEDGTPLWRFADANGVWRYPVAVNQVSPYYLEALLTYEDRWFYQHPGVNPMALVRATWQNLSGGHVVSGGSTLSMQVARLLDPHARTLPGKLRQLWRTAQLEWHLSKDEILGLYLNRAPFGGTLQGVAAASWAYLGKSPQQLTRADAALLAVLPQAPSRLRPDRHPQRAQVARDKVLRRLAQFGIWPQKSVDEALEEPLLLAPRQEPSLAPLLARRLNRPGSPPLIRTTLDAGLQRRLEDLLLSWRARLPERTSAAILVVEAQNMATRAYVGSVDIGDVKRFGHVDMVSALRSPGSTLKPFLYGKAIDAGLIHSESLLQDVPRRYGDYRPGNFSSGFNGAVSASSALSMSLNLPAVQLLEAYGPKRFAAELRNGGVPLTLPPLAEPNLALILGGAGSRLEDLVGGYAAFARAGRSAKIRLQPQDRLRDHAMMSPGAAWIIWRILSGQSRPDLDPHAELVQRPQLAWKTGTSYGFRDAWSIGVGPRFLIGVWIGRPDGTPVPGQFGLASAAPLMLQVHDLLVNRDAQRNVVAPVQPAPLNVGVAAICWPLGQPMSKSDPNCRRQRFAWTLDGTTPPTLQATDQPLGLGLQERVWVNAQGLRVGGNCPGAQARDIALWPAPLEPWLPRAERRDARLPEADAACPPQSLGLAAPLSIVGVREGDQLRLPAGSQQLLRLKLSALGGNGRRWWFIDGAPVGDTANQDGYTHTFTRLGRYQLSVLDESGQTARVEFSVVD
- a CDS encoding methyltransferase domain-containing protein, whose protein sequence is MSDRHFDLLATRFAEKIYGGAKGAIRLAVLQADLSESLPDRPLRVLDIGAGLGHMSLWLAERGHEVTLAEPAGPMLEGARQRFVDAGQTATFIQAPWQALPDILTERYDVVICHAVLEWLAEPFTILPVLRQLTVDDGWLSLAFYNRDALIYRNLLKGHFKKMRRNRMAGEKQSLTPQEPLDPRELAAQLEPLWRVETQSGVRVFHDYMPVEFQSKVELADLLEMELSHRRHPAFAGLGRYLHWMCRPV
- a CDS encoding MaoC family dehydratase — protein: MTTHWRYLDTPPALPGLFMQAALRHKVTGSHLPEQGLRCWISVDPEKVSAFRKVCGFVPSSLLPPTYPHVLAFALQMKLLTDKDFPFPLLGLVHLQNRIRIRRPLGGVMKAQVSVRVDHLKPHAKGATFSLITQIEDALGLLWEEDSTMLCRGVQPGGEIGSIAEPEPLAMSELATWYAPSDIGRQYAKVSGDYNPIHLSGASARLFGFPTAMAHGLWTESRTLAALDDHLPDSNVDISVTFQKPVRLPGEVTLSASAAGSHGQLKLEGKGGIVHMVGSWQPSSE
- a CDS encoding 3-oxoacyl-ACP reductase; the encoded protein is MASDRYIDFANSDIGRRLVGAVGLPAPARLERWQAGRLRPVEGSLLISSGPLAEQVRGFAARMTDLLFSFAGDVPGDNPWIEGQGPKLKAVVFDASTFTYTDQLAALRSFFQPILRSLDASARIVILGKTPGTLSDPLAASTQQAIEGFTRSLAKELRNGATAQLLQVDDGAENQLEGALRFFLSPKSAYISGQVVHLTAYTETVQDWIRPLAGRKALVTGAARGIGASIAETLARDGAQVVLLDVPQAKSDLEALAARLGGQALVMDICASDAAAQLSEHVSGGLDIVVHNAGITRDKTLANMTADFWDSVLGVNLNAPQVLTQALLDNGLLHDHGRIILLASISGLAGNRGQTNYTTSKAGLIGLARAMAPSLKERGISINAVAPGFIETRMTAEMPFAVREAGRRLSSLGQGGLPQDVAEAVAWLSQPGSGAVSGQVLRVCGQSIIGA
- a CDS encoding alpha-2-macroglobulin family protein, which translates into the protein MLYKGLFLACALVLLSACDSSTSDKAAVPVSAATPQAPAVETNKPKPAVDLAALSQRYAGRELTVVDVSEVQLDGASTLSLSFSVPLDPEQKFAEKVHLVDSTNGKVDGAWELSDNLMELRLRHLEPKRKLVLTVDAGLIAINKNTLAAEYSTRLETADLQATVGFASRGSLLPTRLAEGLPVIALNVDKVDVEFFRIKPESLPAFLSSWEGSSSLQSYESQELLPMADLVYGGRFDLNPARNTRETVLLPIAGLKPLQQPGVYLAVMRASGTYNYSQPATLFTLSDIGVSVHRYANRLDVFTQALEGGKALSAIDLALYDDKGRVVGQGKTDNAGHAELPLPANAQVLLAHQGEQTSLLRMNGSALDLAEFDITGPKDHFLQFFIFGPRDLYRPGEVVLLNGLLRDRDGKTVKPQPITVEVRRPDEQVSRKFVWEADDTALYQYQLQLSDEAPTGRWQLVFDLGDGKPQMYEFQVEDFLPERMALELKGSDAPLAPDAPFDVAINGRYLYGAPASGNRLTGQLYVRPLRDAVPGLPGYQFGSITEEELSQDLEIEESTLDANGELALSIDSQWAKALSPLQLILQASLQESGGRPITRRLIQPVWPAEQMPGLRGLFDGEATDGDGPVEFELLMADREGHKLAAENLKVRLIRERRDYYWSYSDSDGWSNHYNEKFLNLSEETVSVKKDSTAKISFPVEWGPYRVEVEDPATGLISSVRFWAGYRWQDNAEGGAVRPDQVKLALDKAAYSEGDTVKVTVTPPSPGKGYLLVESSEGPLWWQEVDVPAEGKAFDIPLDKAWARHDLYISALVIRPGERKANVTPKRAVGVLHVPLDRSQRKLALTVTAPEKMRPQQPLTLKINARNADGSVPANARVLVSAVDVGILNITEYKTPDPFASLFGRKAYGADQLDIYGQLIEAGGHRLASLAFGGDAALAKGGKRPQTSVNIVALQSVPVKLDGEGNGEVRVDIPDFNGELRIMAQVWTDDRYGMAEAKTVVAAPLIAELSAPRFMAGGDQTRVALDVSNLSGKAQKLSVQVSAEGQLSLTNGDNIKTLQLAQGQRTTLQIPVRAQGGFGQGRIKVTVQGLELPGETLPPFSREWTLGVRPAYPAMLRQYRAVLKDQAWTLPEGALQAFEPAGREALLSISSRPPLNLGEQIRALKAYPYGCLEQTASGLYPSLYADASVLKRLGLDGEPDAVRKRKIELGIERLIGMQRYNGSFGLWGADGEEEYWLTAYVTDFLLRAREQGFAVPPDALKKANERLLRYLQERNQIEVNYSENAEHTRFAVQAYAGLVLSRSQQAPLGALRSLFDRRTDARSGLPLIQLSIALEKMGDKPRADQALMAGLAAKRQANDWLADYGSPLRDQALILSLLEENKLAQNKVEERLFALSDQVAAAGYLSTQERNALFMAGRDLLGKPEAKWTATLTSGVQNRELSNDQPGVKLDSSVLASPLTVQNAGADTLYQQMTISGYPVQAPAPGGENLSIQRDYLGMDGEPLNLNALKSGQLVLVHLQVKSKERVPDALVVDLLPAGLEIENQNLAQSAASLEDASESVKQWRQSMENAGLKHQEFRDDRYVAAIDLQGYNTVDLLYLARAVTPGIYRVPPPQVESMYRPNWQALGEAPAQLVVKGK